From the Eschrichtius robustus isolate mEscRob2 chromosome 3, mEscRob2.pri, whole genome shotgun sequence genome, the window ttgtggcttgtggctctagagcgcaggcttagtagttgtggcgcacaacccgtgtcccctgcactggcaggtggactcttattaaccactgtgccaccagggaagtcccaagctgaAGACTTTAGACTGGTTAAGCAGGAAGCTGAATACTAGGCATGAACAGAGCAGAGTCTCCAGCGGCCCTTTTCCACAGCACAACTCTGTTCAGGCAGCATAGCCAGCTGTAAATGCACTTACAGAGCCAGACTGCCTACACAGGAATTCTAGGTCTGCCATTTATCAGCTTTGGGACCCTTGGACAAGCTACTTTATGCTTTGGATTCCCCATCATAAAATGGGGTTATTACCTATCTTATAGGGTCCTTTTGAGGATATGCAAGGTGAACAGAACATATCTATTATACAATAGGCAATGTGTACTAGCTATTATTATTCTACCTAGTATTCAACTTAGTAACACTAAGTCCCGTGGTCAGGGAGGAGACACAGTCTGATTGCATGAGTCATGAGGACAAAGGGGACAGTGGAAGGCCCAGAGGAAGGACTCTGAAAAAATCAAATGCTAGCCCCACCTAGCTTCCAGCGTCTCAGGGCCactacaagattttttttttgccttgataaaaacaaagcacaaaatGGGACTTAACATCTTTTGTTTCTGCTTACAGGGAAAGCAGAGGTCCTACTGTGACACAAGCATGCCAGGAAAATAAGCCAGCAAGCCAAAATAGACTGGAATCAAGAACACTGGGAGAGGGCAGAGAAAAAGAATTCTAGGTATGATAGGAAGGATTCTGAAAAGTTACAGAATACAGTACAGAAACAGATGCTCTATGTTCTTTAGGATAAATGCCTGAGCCCTAGCACGTACTGGGTGTTGCTCTACATACAACCACATGCAAGGAACACCCATGGTTTGGGCAGGTTCTTCCTGTTGAGTAGTGAATGCAAGGTGGTATGTTTTTAAGCTTTGCAATATCATGCTTTTAACTCCAAGAGCCTTCCCAACCAGCATCTACTGAGAAGTCTGAAGAATACCCTCTCAAGGAGGCAAAGATACTGAATGACCTcattcccatctctcttcccagTAAGGTTTTCTGCCTCCTCCCTCCTTGCCAGGAGGCAGAGATATGACCCAAGGTTGAAAAACAAATAACCACCATCTCAAATGACTTAGATTTAATCATCGGAAGCAAACTAAATGGAAAGCTTACAACAGAGAAGAATTACATGTCAGTGCCTTTTGCAAACTGAGCTGGGACAGAAAGGGACTGGGGCTGCCCCTCAACCCGATCCCTTCCAAACAAAGACATCCACAGTGTCCCTGGCAGTCTGGCTCAGGGAAGGGGGAGACTGTTGGCTCTGTGCGTTGAGGTCGCCTTGCCCACCGCTCACTCCTGGCCAGCATCAGGAGCCCCGCCTTGCTGGCTCTGGTCATCACCCTTTTTTTTGTGGCCTGATACGATGTCATCAATCCGCAGCAGTAGAACTGCCGTCTAGGAGAAAAACCACAGCCCCAAAGAGGTTAGCAAAGAAGGGAAGGACACTTGTTTTCTTTTAGACGTATCACCTAGCTCCTCCTATGTAATTACCATTTTATCTGAAATCTaccctttcagagtcttgaatgTAAAATGCAGTTCTCCGTAAGCAAGGGATGCAGCCTGTGCTACGTtaccttgccttttttttttttctttttcttttggccatgctacacagcttgtgggattttagttccccaaccagagattgaacccgggccctcagcagtgagagaatgtagtcctaaccaatggactgccagggaattccctacctttttttttttaaattaaaaatatttatttatttatttttggctgcaccgggtcttagctgcggcatgcaggaccttcttagttgtggcatgtggacttcttagttgcagcatgtgaacttcttagttgtagcatgcgaactcttagttgcggcatgcacgcgggacctagtttcccaaccagggatcgaacccgagccccctgcactgacagcacagagtcttacccactgcaccagggaagtccccctacctTGCTTTTTAAATGAGCTAAATATAAGTAGGGGGATGGAATTCCTTGGGAGATCTTTTGGGGAATACTCTGCCTTCTATCCCCCCCTCCTCAAGACTGGACCAAACACACTGTTTTCTGGTTATCTGGAAATAAACAGCACAGCGTATGTCTTAGAGTGCCTCACCTCCACTGCTGTCTTATACGTTTGCAGCTTTACAGCCAATGGTTCCCAGATGCCCAGTTCTTTCATGTCCACCAAAGTACCTGTCTCACCATTTACGCCCCAGGTCTCACAATTCTCCTGGGTGTGCTTGGCCTATAGTTGGAACAAGCATAAATAATTAAAGGGGAAAATACTAGGAACAAGTAAGCTGACAGAGACCATTACATAAAAATCAAATACACTGCATTGATAAGGTAAGGGTAAGAGGAAATGGCAACGAcaacaaacaaatcaaaaattaagaaagagaagagattttAAGGGAACAAGCTACCAGGAGAACCTGGAAAGACAGACATGAACTACCCTCTTAGGCCAAACACAGCTTTTCCTACCCCATCAAGAGAAGAGCACGGAAAGGAACTCACCCGAAGGGAGGTAAGTAGACGGATGGTGCTGGCCCCACAGTTTTGAATAAGGGTACGAGGGATGACCTCTAGGGCTTGGGCAACAGCCCGATATGGCCATTGTTCCACACCAGTCATGGCCTTGGATTTTTCTGTCAAGGCATGAGCCACAGCCATCTCAgaagccccacccccaggcacCAGCTGAGGGTCCAGGAGAACATTGCGGCACACCTGCATGGCATCCTGGAGGTTGCGTTCTACTTCcttgggaaaggaaacaaagagTATAAAGCCAAAGCTTGATGACTCAAGGACAAATCAGAAGTACCAAACGACTTCCTGACTGCCAAGTTCGGTAAACCACCAAGGAGGGCAAACTAAGAAAGGTCCTTCAAACCTTTTGGGCAGGGCAGATGCTACTAACTCTGGAAAAACACATTAACTACAACTGCAACAAGGCCAGGGGGAATGTGGTGTCACTCTGGGATGTTAGACTTTTGTCCATTGTGCTTGACAGACCTATAACCCTACTCTGTCCTGTCTAGCTGTGTACTCCAGGAGGCTGCACAGTGTAGTAGAAACTCTCTACTTACTAGCTATATGCCTCTGGTAAATTACCTAACctcactaaggaaaaaaaaagtaatatttataatttcaacttaaaaaacaaggaaacagtGGTTACTAGTGGATGGGGAAATGATGAGTCATTGTTCAATGGGTATAgtgtctcaattttttttttaaaattatttatttatttttatttatggctgtgttgggtcttcatttctgtgcgagggctttctctagttgcggcaagcgggggccactcttcatcacgatgcgtgggcctcttcactatcgcggcctctcttgttgcggagcacaggctccagacgcgcagactcagtagttgtggctcacgggcccagttgctccgcggcatgtgggatcttcccagaccagggctcgaacccgtgtcccctgcattggcaggcggattcttaaccactgcgccaccagggaagccctcaattttttgagattaaaaaaaagttctgaagatctGTTGCATGTGAATATGAATACACTTAAAACTGCTgtaactatacacttaaaaatgattcagatgatatattttacattaaaaacattttaaaccatgattaaaaataaaaatattaaaaaaaaaaaaaagaagagagatttgTGGCTTCAGATGGCAattaaataactataaatgggCAACAGGATGATTTTAGGCCCTCTGGGAAACTCTCAAGAAATGGAATGACCTAGATCATTCAGTCACACTTCCAAGGCTGACTCACCGAGAGAATCTCTTTGCTGGCCCCCCGGAGGAGAATGGTGCAGGCCTTGGGGTCTCTGCATTCAGTGATGAATGTAAAGTACTCATCTCCAATTTTCTTGATTTCCAACAGGCCTGCCCCTGTCCCAACATCTTCTTCTCTCAGTTCCTCTGGTCGGCTGACTATCCGGCCCCCACAGGCTCTATTGATTAGATGGGgagaagggggacagggagaagaCCAGATGATGTCATACTTTTACTCATCTTCCTGGTCCTTAGGGTCTGCGGTGGGGTGTAAGGGTTAAGGGCCAAAGTGGACTGCTAACAACATTTCTACCTAACTCGAGACGTCTTGGTTGCCGGTGAAATAGATTTCCAAATATGTAGGTGAAGTTTCCTTAAACTAATGTGGCTTTATAAGTGAAAGTGTGCATACCTAAGGCAACTACTGTAACGAGATACAGGTTAATTCAAAATATACTTCGTGGACCCTAAAATTTGGACAAATGAATTCTTATGCATATCTGACCATGTGTATAACACATAATGGTCATTTCTAGATAGAACTCATCCTATAATGCCTAGTTAGATCTCAAGGTCAATAACAGGACTGTACTAAAGACAATGTAAAGGTCAAGCAAGAAATAAGGTGATTAAGTACATAAGTATATGTCTCACCCCGTTTTAATGAATGTAGGGCTAATTTTTTATTTGTCACTTTTTCCCCACTCATGGGCATGTAGAGTcaactatgtatatgtatgtatgccgAGCCACTTCAGAGCAAGCGTTTTAAGTATAAAATTGGATTTGGATCTATGGCATATTATGTGATGTAGAATAtactcacctttaaaaaaaaaattactcttaaaaatagATGGTATCTGAGCCTACATATTCATGCTGAAGTAGTGAGTGCAATCTAAGGTTGCATTAACAGCAGCTGAGGATCCAATCAAGGTAATTGTTGGATCTGCTATATTCTGAGCTAGTTAAAACAGACTGATCTGAAATGGACCCCTATACCAAAGTAGTGATCATAGATGTCTAAGCATAAGCTGTTCACTACTGGTTAGGAGCAGTAGAGTCTCAGGCAGCAGATAACTGTTACTCTAGATAGAGGACTTCTTCTTCTTCAaatacttatttacttacttggctgcgctgggtcttagttgcagcatgcaggaactttagttgtggcatgtgggatctagttccctgaccagggatcgaacccaggccccctgcattgggagcacggagtcctagccactagaccaccaggaagtccctagaCAGAGGACTTCTGAAGAGGGCAGATGGCTAAACCCAGGTTATTTCCATCTGTAAATAATTTGGCTAGCTTTATCCTATGCTAAACTTTTTCAGATAAGGATGACTACATTATGAAgctacaaaataaaaacacatgggaaggagaattttatttttacctgGCCTACTCACCTAGCAATGCGATTATTGTCTGTCTTCCGGACCCTGCGGATGGCTGTGATATTGGCCCGCATGAGGTAGTGCTGAGCTAAATCTGCAAGAATAGAGGTGTCAAGCTGGAAACCAGAAACCCTGGGTTCTGAACAGGTTTTATCCTCCACATACCCTAACCATCACATGTTAATTATGTTCAGTGTATGACAACATGCGAGGAAAAAAATCACCGACCCTCTTCTACCACAACAATAGTCTGGAAAAATTGAATGTAGTCCTACCTGAGATGCCCTTTTCTGTGATGACCACGTCTGGCTTCAGATGGATAATGTCCTCACAGAGCTGCTGAATGTACTCTTCTTCCATTTGGAGGATTCGGGTGAAGTCTTCCTCTCGTGTGATCTCAATGTCAGTCTATGTGGTGAAGAAAAGTCACTCTGAATTAAAAATTTTGGATTGGTGAAGCTCTTTAGGGTCATCCTAACTACTATACTCCCTCCATCCAGCACTCTCATGTATCCCAGAAAGCATGAGTTAGAATAAGCCACGACCCAACACCTCTATAAGCCACTTTAGCTCCAGCAGTCATCTAGTTTAACCCCATTTAATTATAAAGCAACTGGAATGCAAAGTCACAATGCAATTAGTGGAGTTTGGCTAAGGTCTCTAGCCACTTAGTTCAATGTTTCTTCTGACCTGTCAGTGTGCATGGTAACTCAGGGTCTTAATTCTTCTCACTAATGAATCGATTCTTGTTCCCAACCACTGTTTGATAAGCTTCAATTACTTTGTTTTATCCAAGGGTGATGGAGCCTTGTGAGCTTCCTGCCCTCTGGAAATTCTTTGGCACTTCAAAGCTCAATTAACTCCTACTTTATGTTCTACTGATGCATTAGGAAAGGTGGCATGATAGTGTGGAATTGAAGCCAAACagagctgggttcaaattctgatttCGCCAATACCAGCTGTGTTCCTCAAGCAATTAACCTAACTTCTCTGAGGTGTagatccctcatctgtaaaatggaagtcaGTATCATCTGCTGTAAAGAGTAGTTGTAAGAATCAGAGATTACTTGTAAAGGTCACAGAGTAGGCATGTAACAAACACTTTTTATTTCCCTTGTCCATATTAACAGATTCTTACATCAAATTTAAGGAATAGGGCCAGGGACATTACCTGGCTTTCTCCTTTCTTGTATTCCAGAGAAGAATCCAGCAGCACGATGCGAGGGTTCTTGATATAGCGCCGCATCCGCGGATGGGTCACATCCTTGTTAATCATGACTCCACGTAGCACACACGAGTCTTCAATGATGCCGCCAGGTATCTGAGCAAAAGAACCACTTCAATCCACAACCAGGAGATAATTTCTCAACTCCCTGCCCAGACATTCATCTTTCCCAAATGACCaccatttcagatttttaaagtatcttttttcCATGAACCTCTAAAACAACTACAGTTGCAATCACACTTCTTTCTCTCTAGGAAGCACATCAATCTTAGACCATGATACACAATTTGAAGGTTGGCTGAGACAGAAATTCAGTGATTGACAAAGATTTAAAggggcacagggacttccctggtggtccagtgggtaagactccgcactcccaatgcagggggcctgggtttgatccatggtcagggaactagatcccgcatgtggCAACTAAAAGATCCTTCATGCTGCAATgaggatcccgtgtgccgcaactaacacCTGGCGCagccgaatgaatgaatgaatgagaaaatcacgcaatacttcttaaaaaaaaaaaaaaggacgcaGATCTCTACTTCCTGAAAGATATTTCCATGAATTTTAGACATAGGGTTCCATCTACTGGCCACAAGATATTAACGCTActttaaaatcttaaattaaTAAAGATGGAGAAAGCATTCTGGGGCTTATTAGCGCTATGCTGTAGAGCCCTTGTTTATTTCCTGACCCAGTGGCTGATATGTATGCAAATGCACAaatacagacacaaaaataagCCTTTCTCTTGCCCCTGTAGACCTTGTGTAGGGACAGCAGTGAAGCTAACAGAATTATTTCAGATACCTCTTTGGCACCCTCTTTTTCAAGTTTTTGTTTTCCAGGTAGCAAATACTCTTCTTCCTGgttctaataataaaaatatcttgCTCTGATTTAAACTTATTTCCTCCACAAGTGTGATGACTCATGCTAGGAAATAATTTGTCTCCAAAGTACACACTCAAAGAGTTTACCTTTTCTACCTTTGCGTATTTCTTGATGTCAATCTCCTTCCGACCGTTCTCCTCAAACTGTACAGTTTTGACAGCATCCAGGGCAATGTTGCAAGCCAAAGAAGACCACCGACTGATTACTTTGGTAGTAATGGAGCTGTTGATGATGTTCAGCATGGCATCTCGGTTACTGGTGTCAACAGGGgtactggagaaaagaaaaacgaATAATATGCTCAGTGGGATCCTGGATGTTTAAGGAAGTCCTCATCTATATCTTGATGACTGTAATAGTGGGCCAACAGGCAGAACAAGGGGAATCTGTTCCTTTGCAGGAAACTCAGTGTTATCAAGAAGTAACTTTGTCCACCCTCTGCCTTTTAGCAAGATTACAATTAACCCCTCCCTGAAAGGTGTCTCAAATCCGAGTAATCTGCTCTCATGTCTGACAACTCTCCACACTTACAGAGTTTACAGTAAAATAATTTCCTTACCTTCTGCTCCAACCAAATAAACTCTATTACTTTCACAACTTGGGTCAAGACACATTTTACCTTTGAAACCTCATCCTATAACTAACAAATTCTGAGAGCTCCTCTGGAGAATCACCATCGGTCTGTGCTATCCATTTGGACACCTGATTCTATTTTACCTAGCATCATAATACATGGTGCGCCACAGTGTTTTTATGTGTTTAGTCTCCTCTAACGAAATTACAAATTTGTACATGGCAAGACTATCTAGAATCATAAGTTGTAAGAGACCTTGGATACCATCTTGTCCAAATTTTCATACTGCTGAAATCCCTTTTATTAACACAGTAAGACACACAATAAGCAATCATTAAATAGTTGCTGAATTATGTATTTTAGGGAAAAAGCAATAGCTCCAAAAATATTATCTAAGATATACAGGCAGTTATTgcttgataaaaagaaaaacattaatgaTTCAGCTCCAAATATTCAATAAATCCTTTGTGTACTCTACATTCTTACAAAGCTTActtcataaaaatgttttaaatcaagCACCTCCTTCTGTAAGAGTGCTAGACAGATATTATCATATACTTTGTCTCTTAACAGCAGGAAATACAATACAAAGCTCACCAAATTGCTAGGTACTTGTGTACCCGACAACCTAAGGATATGAGTAGAAAATTAtaggttttaattaattaattaaaaataaatttatttaaataactgatttatttttggctgcgctgggtcttcgttgttgcacgtgggctttctctacttgcggtgcgcgggtttctcactgtggtagcgtcccttgttgcggagcacaggctctaggtgcgcaggcttcagtagctgtggctcgcgggctccagagtgcaggctcagtagttgtggttcatgggcttagttgctccatggcatgtggaatcttcccggaccagggctcgaacccgtatcccctgcactggcaggcggattcttaaccactgcgcaaccaggtaagtcccaggttttattttttaaacaacttttttaatcaaaaaaattttGCATTCTGTATCATGTTCTTACTTAACTGACATTTCCTCAAGTAGAAGTCACACATTCCTATATTCCTTTTATTACCTTATAGCACTCAGCAAACATAGACTAACAGCAAGCTCTTTGATAACCAGAGAGGATTCAAATAGCATTTTCAGTACCAGTCCTTTTGATTTTAATGAAAACCACTGGCTACCATCCTCCACAGCACTTTAGAGAGAGTACTGACTGAATTAGTTATAATCATACACGATGGCAGGGTATTTTAACCCCTGAATAATTAGTTATCTAACTCCTTAACTTATTTCTCCCACTAGAATCTAAAACTTTGGAGGGTAGCTCTATTTCACTTACTACACATTTCCCATAGCAGTGCCTAACATGGAAACTAGCAGATTGCAtataaccaaaatatattttgaagaattaAACCTAGCTTCTTTTATTTGTCTGCTTTGTATCCTTTGCCATtttctaaaaacttttttttttaaataaagtgtatgtctgtattattttaaatttttatttatttatttatttatttttggctgtgttgggtcttcgtttctgtgcgagggctttctctagttgtggcaagcaggggccaatcttcatcgcagtgcgctggcctctcactatcgcggcctctcttgttgcggagcacaggctccagtcgcgcaggctcagtagttgtggctcacgggcctagttgctccgtggcatgtgggatcctcccagaccagggctcgaacccgtgtcccctgcattggcaggcagattctcaaccactgcgccaccagggaagccctctaaaaacttttatttctcttaccCTTCCCTTCATTTTGCTCCCCTCTTTGTTTCTCCTTCTCACAAAATACCACCAGGGTATAAACTACTGGTGATGTGCTCGGCCTTCCTTTACCATCTAAGAACAGATTAGTTTTCCAGGCCTCCCATAGTTGACACTACCCATTTCTGGTCCCCACCTCCAATACCTTATTTTCTTAAGGGTGCTGATCATATCGTCCAAAGCCCTGCGGTAAGCACTGATCACCACTGTTGGGTGCATCTGCTGCTCCAGGAAGTGCTCAGCCACAGACAGCATCTCCCCTGCTGAAAAAAGATGCATACACCATAACATTTTGAAAAGTACCTGGATATCAAGGCAACTTCATTATGCTTCTAAAAATACCTGCTCTTTTTTCTTAAGTACGTTTCCCCAAAGTATGCAAATACTATTCCAGATTTTGTACTTTGTACAAGCAAAttcggaaaaaaaaaattctcatcagATACATTTTAAATGATCAAAGATTGATCCCAGGGTTTACTTATTCTTGTGATCTAACTAAATATTTGTTCCCAGTTTCCTAAACAAATAGTAAACATTTTCCCGAAGActctaaaagagaaagaaaaataaaggaaaattgacttgcttattattatttcaatacCTAGGATGTAGTCAAACTGCTGgtactgaaaacaaaaaaacccacaaaactttaTACCTGGAAGAATACccataaaaatttacaaaatttacCCTCTGGAAGAGGGATTATTGGTAAAATGtcccttccttttaaaaactgtCCTTACTTTCTaattctaacacacacacacacacacacacacacacaaaagcttgTTTCTAAAAAAAGTTTTGAAGAGGAAAAACCATTATTTTGGTCAAAAAAAGGACCTTTTGCACAAAGGGCTTGTACTACCAGGTCCACtgatactaatttttaaaatgtacacaaaTGTGTAAAAGTTCACATGTATACTCTTTGGCATGTGCTCAAATGTTTGATTTCAATACTTTAGAATTCCTAAGTGACCATCATGTATATTAAAAGAAAGATaatcaaatattttgaaacatgCTCTAATAAGTTAACTTAGAAAAGACTATACCCTGTTAAAGAAGAATCAGAACAGTATCACAGAAGAAAGATATCTTCAGAAATggcagttttggttttttaaaagctACCTAAGTCTAAGAAACCTAGACTCATGGATACTTAACCTACTTAATATCTCCAGGAGATTTAACTAAGATTACCAGCTAGAAAATTCTGCCTGAAACCTAAAGCTCATCTTCTACCCAAATAAGTGAAAAAGCATATGGAGTCTTACCTACTTCTTTCATCCTCCAAGTTTCAGTACAGAACTAGCCATATGTAATTAATCCTCAATCCACAAAAGAACTGGATCTAAAGATGTGATTAGTTGGTGGTGACTCAAGCAAATCTCCACCCAACTCACCATTCTCAAAATGCAGtacaaaggcatttaaaaattaatttttaaaaagttcatattataataattttgttaAGGATTCTACTTTTAGGCCTGTGGGCCAACACTATAAATTGGCATCTCCTAACTGAAAATAGTTTTTCCCTCAATTCCTGAAAACATAttgctacagattttttttttaattaattaatttttatttttggccgtgccacacggcttgtgggatcttagttccccaaccggggatcgaacccgccccctcggcagtgaaaaagtgtggagttctaaccactggaccactggggaattcccATGTAACACatgtaaacaagtgtcctttaCGTGGTATATTTAGTGGCATGTTTTCCACATTTTTTGCGCATTTTCTTgttgatttcactgtttaaaatggcctAAGTATAGTCCTAAAGTACTATCTAATTTTCCTACGTGCAAGAAAGCTGTAATGTGCCCTGTAGAGACAATAACTTACTACataagctttgttcaggcatAAGTTATAGTGCTACTGGGCATGAGTCcagtgttaatgaatcaacaatatatataaataaagtgtctttaaaacaaacaaataaaacataaaacatacaTGTTTATGCATTGATAAATATGTGACTGGACGCTTGAGGAACCTAACCCTATACTCCCCCCGGAGTGATGGTTTagtattcactaattcagtgtttgtggtGACTTTATAGAATATAACTTATTGTGAGTATGACAATGGACTGTATTTTATTCAATCAGATTTGCAAAGCTCATCCTATACCATGATGAACATTTTATGCTCAGTTGGAGAGAATACACAGAAAATTAGCAAAAAgttctttaaacatttataattagTGGATTGGTAAAAATGTTCTTAAAATATGACTCAGGGGACTTCtttggcggtctagtggttaagaccccacgctttcactgcagggggtgcggcgGGTTCCATCTCTAGtcagggcactaagatcccacatgccgcgcgttgcggtcaaaacaaaacaaaaagctctGACGTTATTTCTGGCAAAAATCTTAATGTTTCAATCTAATTTTCCTTATCAACCTTCCATTCTTTTCTTACCAAGAATAATTACAGATGTGGTCCCATCTCCAACCTCTTCATCCTGTGTCCGGCTAATTTCAATCATGGACTTGGCTGCTGGATGCTGTACTTGAATCTGAAAGAAAGACCTCTTAACCCATTCTGCTTGGTCCTAACTCTTGAGATTCTTGCTTCCACACTTACTCCCTTTTATTGTTTTACCACAGCTTTAAAGATTAAAAGTGGCCCCTAAAATATCTAAGTAAAACACCTttccaagtctttttctttttggggaAAAATGCATTAGGACAACTTAACTACTGAAGTTTCTTGAGAACAGAACAGTATCTTTTAGCTTATTTATTGGGAACACCATTGTtgtggttgaattgtgtcctctgAAAGAACATGTTGATGTCTCATCCCCTGAAAactatatttggaaatagggtctttgcagatgtaaccaagttaagatgaggtcatagggGTAATCAAGGTACGCTCTAAACCCAaccactggtgtccttatgagacaCACAAGAAAATGCCATAAGACAGAAAGAGAGCttataagccaaggaatgtggtcaagcatcagaAGCTATaagaggaaggattcttccctagagccttcagaaggagcATGGCACTGCTGACACCTTGAGTTTGGACCGCCAGCCTCCAGTCCAtgtgaataaatttctgttgtttcaagtcacacagtctgtggta encodes:
- the CCT3 gene encoding T-complex protein 1 subunit gamma isoform X2, whose amino-acid sequence is MMGHRPVLVLSQNTKRESGRKVQSGNINAAKTIADVIRTCLGPKSMMKMLLDPMGGIVMTNDGNAILREIQVQHPAAKSMIEISRTQDEEVGDGTTSVIILAGEMLSVAEHFLEQQMHPTVVISAYRRALDDMISTLKKISTPVDTSNRDAMLNIINSSITTKVISRWSSLACNIALDAVKTVQFEENGRKEIDIKKYAKIPGGIIEDSCVLRGVMINKDVTHPRMRRYIKNPRIVLLDSSLEYKKGESQTDIEITREEDFTRILQMEEEYIQQLCEDIIHLKPDVVITEKGISDLAQHYLMRANITAIRRVRKTDNNRIARACGGRIVSRPEELREEDVGTGAGLLEIKKIGDEYFTFITECRDPKACTILLRGASKEILSEVERNLQDAMQVCRNVLLDPQLVPGGGASEMAVAHALTEKSKAMTGVEQWPYRAVAQALEVIPRTLIQNCGASTIRLLTSLRAKHTQENCETWGVNGETGTLVDMKELGIWEPLAVKLQTYKTAVETAVLLLRIDDIVSGHKKKGDDQSQQGGAPDAGQE
- the CCT3 gene encoding T-complex protein 1 subunit gamma isoform X1, whose protein sequence is MMGHRPVLVLSQNTKRESGRKVQSGNINAAKTIADVIRTCLGPKSMMKMLLDPMGGIVMTNDGNAILREIQVQHPAAKSMIEISRTQDEEVGDGTTSVIILAGEMLSVAEHFLEQQMHPTVVISAYRRALDDMISTLKKISTPVDTSNRDAMLNIINSSITTKVISRWSSLACNIALDAVKTVQFEENGRKEIDIKKYAKVEKIPGGIIEDSCVLRGVMINKDVTHPRMRRYIKNPRIVLLDSSLEYKKGESQTDIEITREEDFTRILQMEEEYIQQLCEDIIHLKPDVVITEKGISDLAQHYLMRANITAIRRVRKTDNNRIARACGGRIVSRPEELREEDVGTGAGLLEIKKIGDEYFTFITECRDPKACTILLRGASKEILSEVERNLQDAMQVCRNVLLDPQLVPGGGASEMAVAHALTEKSKAMTGVEQWPYRAVAQALEVIPRTLIQNCGASTIRLLTSLRAKHTQENCETWGVNGETGTLVDMKELGIWEPLAVKLQTYKTAVETAVLLLRIDDIVSGHKKKGDDQSQQGGAPDAGQE